Proteins from a single region of Methanoculleus horonobensis:
- a CDS encoding HIT family protein — MPCPFCNPAPEDIVTANELCYARYDIHPVSPGHLLVIPFRHVGSYFDTTDEERTALARLIDDCREITGRGRHPDGYNIGVNVGEAAGQNVMHVHIHFIPRYRGDAGEYGGGVRGVIPCEPE; from the coding sequence ATGCCATGCCCGTTCTGCAACCCGGCCCCCGAGGATATCGTTACCGCTAACGAACTCTGCTACGCCCGCTACGACATCCACCCGGTCAGCCCCGGCCACCTGCTCGTGATCCCCTTCCGGCACGTCGGGAGTTACTTCGATACGACCGATGAAGAGAGGACGGCCCTCGCCCGGCTCATCGACGACTGCAGGGAGATCACCGGCCGCGGCCGCCACCCCGACGGCTACAACATCGGCGTCAACGTCGGGGAGGCCGCGGGGCAGAACGTCATGCATGTCCACATCCACTTCATCCCGCGCTACCGGGGAGATGCCGGAGAGTACGGGGGAGGCGTCCGGGGCGTAATACCATGCGAACCGGAATAA
- a CDS encoding DUF362 domain-containing protein — protein MQPAGRDATVAVARCEGYAPEKVDAAVRRAIDLIGGIGRFVAPGESVLLKPNLLQGQAPEKCVTTHPEVVAAIARLLTEHGCRVVIGDSPGAGIVYSEANLRRAYSRSGFAAVAEETGTTLNYDTGSQIVPFPEGEVMKQFSIITPAVEADAIVVVSKAKTHMWTRMTGAAKNLFGLIPGLEKPVFHFRFQDEYAFGRMLVDLNECMQPRLQIVDAVVGMEGDGPQAGSPRTIGVVLAGSDYAAVDAVLARLIGMDPLEIGSTRSAAERGLLDPEGVRTVGDDPAEFTVPDFRKPSTYVGGRTGIWRRVVQAVVRRFGRTYAPRPAVIAPSCIGCGKCERICPVHAITVAEGRATIDLTRCIRCYCCHEMCTEHAIALSRSLPGKILARLLG, from the coding sequence GTGCAGCCGGCCGGCCGGGACGCAACCGTCGCGGTCGCCCGGTGCGAGGGGTACGCGCCGGAGAAGGTCGATGCGGCCGTCCGCCGTGCAATCGACCTCATCGGCGGCATCGGGCGGTTTGTTGCGCCGGGGGAGAGCGTCCTCCTCAAACCGAACCTCCTGCAGGGGCAGGCGCCTGAGAAGTGCGTCACCACCCACCCGGAGGTCGTCGCTGCCATCGCGCGGCTTCTTACGGAGCACGGGTGCCGGGTCGTCATCGGCGACAGCCCCGGTGCCGGGATTGTCTACAGCGAGGCGAATCTGCGGCGGGCGTATTCGCGGAGCGGGTTCGCCGCGGTGGCCGAGGAGACCGGCACCACCCTGAACTACGACACCGGCTCGCAGATAGTACCGTTCCCGGAAGGCGAGGTGATGAAACAGTTCTCCATCATCACCCCCGCCGTAGAGGCCGACGCGATCGTGGTCGTCTCCAAAGCCAAGACCCACATGTGGACGCGGATGACCGGCGCCGCGAAGAACCTCTTCGGGCTGATCCCGGGGCTCGAAAAACCGGTCTTTCACTTCCGGTTCCAGGACGAGTACGCCTTCGGCCGAATGCTCGTCGACCTCAATGAGTGTATGCAGCCCCGGCTCCAGATCGTGGACGCGGTCGTGGGGATGGAGGGGGACGGGCCTCAGGCCGGCAGTCCGCGAACGATCGGAGTCGTCCTTGCCGGGAGCGATTACGCGGCCGTGGACGCTGTCCTCGCGCGGCTCATCGGCATGGACCCGCTCGAGATCGGGAGCACCAGAAGCGCGGCCGAGCGCGGGCTCCTCGATCCCGAGGGAGTCCGGACGGTCGGCGACGACCCGGCGGAGTTCACGGTTCCGGACTTCCGGAAACCCTCGACCTACGTCGGGGGCAGGACGGGCATCTGGCGGCGGGTCGTCCAGGCCGTCGTCCGGCGATTCGGGCGAACCTACGCTCCCCGCCCCGCCGTGATCGCTCCTTCGTGCATCGGCTGTGGGAAGTGCGAGCGGATCTGCCCCGTCCACGCGATCACCGTTGCCGAAGGCAGAGCGACGATCGATCTTACGCGCTGCATCAGGTGCTACTGCTGTCATGAGATGTGCACCGAGCACGCCATCGCCCTCTCCCGCAGCCTCCCGGGAAAGATCCTCGCCCGCCTGCTCGGGTGA
- a CDS encoding ribonuclease III family protein produces MKLSTLWTRIRIGGLCGRRLTRRPMPVALDREAEVRALLARAPFGITDVAKTALPLYDRALTHRSYANGREYPIATFEDNERLEFLGNYVLDFVIADHLYGEYDLPPGEMNRRLQVTRNTKLAEIVRRQGLGIDAAVRGRGQAPTDSIVADAFEALIGAIYLDRGLDVARDVVLAIFEEEIAECDTHRNYRGRLQEHVARENLGELEYAFRQTGPGSCPVWAARVTVGGIPFGEGEARTKQGAAMLAAKEALGRIGEE; encoded by the coding sequence ATGAAACTCTCCACCCTCTGGACCAGAATTCGTATCGGCGGCCTTTGCGGAAGGAGGCTCACCCGACGCCCGATGCCCGTCGCCCTCGACCGGGAAGCGGAGGTGCGTGCGCTCCTCGCCCGCGCCCCCTTCGGGATCACCGACGTCGCGAAGACCGCCCTCCCCCTCTACGACCGGGCGCTGACCCACCGGTCGTACGCGAACGGCAGAGAGTACCCCATAGCGACGTTCGAGGACAACGAACGGCTCGAGTTCCTGGGGAACTACGTCCTCGACTTCGTCATAGCCGACCACCTTTACGGCGAGTACGACCTCCCCCCGGGCGAGATGAACCGGAGGCTCCAGGTGACCAGAAACACCAAACTCGCGGAGATCGTTCGACGGCAGGGCCTCGGCATCGACGCCGCCGTCCGGGGGCGCGGGCAGGCGCCGACCGACTCGATCGTCGCAGACGCCTTCGAAGCCCTGATCGGCGCGATCTACCTCGACCGGGGCCTCGACGTGGCGCGGGACGTGGTGCTCGCGATCTTCGAGGAGGAGATCGCGGAGTGCGATACCCACAGGAACTACCGCGGACGGCTCCAGGAGCATGTCGCCCGGGAGAACCTCGGCGAACTCGAGTACGCCTTCCGCCAGACCGGGCCCGGGAGCTGTCCGGTCTGGGCCGCACGGGTGACGGTCGGGGGAATTCCATTCGGAGAGGGCGAGGCAAGGACCAAACAGGGCGCGGCGATGCTCGCGGCAAAAGAGGCGCTCGGCCGCATCGGGGAGGAATGA
- a CDS encoding molybdenum cofactor synthesis domain-containing protein: protein MVRRRLASRPLAEVRAMMRSAFPCPDRVATLPVAGTAGRVTAGPVYSLLTVPATEIAARDGFAVVSGETTGAGGGSPVPLRNPHRVNTGNAIPPGYDAVVMIEDVVRDGAWSTKRAVLPGEHIHPAGSEIRQGDPILPAGHRIRPCDIGALLSCGIAAVDVREVKVGLIPTGSELVPAGECPGPGGAVESNTAVSAAMLGEAGATCTRYGIVRDDPVLLRQAIKNGVRENDLLLISAGSSAGTRDFTAAVIGDLGEVLVHGVAMRPGAPAIIGRIDGKPVIGLPGYPIAALTAVRELALPLLAAWGFHPRPLERLRVRLAGTVTTDPGYDEFVLLTVSRTGDGHVATPLPRGAGPQMALVRADAYLHVPAGTGGIDDGAEVDILLTGPYREPDEICKPTPEQPVQERKELLQVKGGS, encoded by the coding sequence ATGGTGAGGCGGCGCCTCGCGTCAAGACCGCTCGCGGAAGTCCGGGCGATGATGCGCTCGGCCTTCCCCTGCCCCGACCGGGTCGCTACCCTCCCGGTTGCCGGGACGGCCGGACGGGTGACGGCAGGGCCCGTATACTCGCTCCTGACGGTCCCGGCAACAGAGATCGCCGCAAGGGACGGGTTTGCCGTCGTGAGCGGCGAGACCACCGGTGCGGGCGGCGGGAGCCCCGTCCCGCTCAGGAACCCGCACCGGGTGAACACGGGAAACGCGATCCCTCCCGGCTACGATGCGGTCGTCATGATCGAGGACGTCGTCAGAGACGGGGCCTGGAGCACGAAGAGAGCGGTGCTCCCGGGAGAGCATATCCATCCGGCCGGCTCGGAGATCCGGCAGGGCGACCCGATCCTCCCGGCCGGGCACCGGATACGCCCCTGCGATATCGGGGCGCTCCTCTCCTGCGGGATCGCCGCGGTGGACGTGCGGGAGGTGAAGGTCGGCCTCATCCCGACGGGGAGCGAACTGGTACCGGCAGGCGAGTGCCCGGGGCCGGGAGGGGCCGTCGAGAGTAACACCGCCGTTAGCGCGGCAATGCTCGGCGAGGCCGGCGCCACCTGCACACGCTACGGAATCGTCCGCGACGACCCCGTACTGCTCCGGCAGGCCATCAAGAACGGCGTTCGCGAAAACGATCTCCTCCTGATCTCCGCCGGGTCGTCGGCAGGCACACGGGACTTCACCGCCGCCGTCATCGGCGACCTCGGCGAGGTGCTCGTCCACGGCGTCGCGATGAGGCCGGGCGCACCGGCCATCATCGGCCGCATCGACGGCAAACCGGTCATCGGGCTCCCCGGCTACCCGATCGCCGCCCTGACAGCCGTGCGGGAACTCGCCCTTCCGCTGCTCGCGGCATGGGGGTTTCATCCCCGGCCGCTGGAGCGCCTCCGCGTCCGGCTCGCCGGAACGGTCACGACCGACCCCGGCTACGACGAGTTCGTCCTCCTCACCGTCTCCCGGACCGGCGACGGGCACGTCGCGACCCCCCTGCCGCGGGGGGCCGGGCCGCAGATGGCACTGGTGCGTGCAGATGCTTACCTGCACGTCCCCGCAGGCACCGGAGGCATCGACGACGGTGCTGAGGTCGACATTCTGCTGACCGGGCCGTACCGGGAGCCGGACGAAATCTGCAAACCCACGCCGGAACAGCCGGTGCAGGAACGAAAAGAGCTACTTCAGGTGAAGGGCGGATCCTGA
- a CDS encoding formylmethanofuran dehydrogenase subunit C, with translation MKTVILTLTNPPELMLEGQNITPDNFAGKKAAEITALDVWEGKQKSPLGKYFTVEGDGAPTAEETKIILRGDCTRVKRIGQQMTAGEIVIEGNADMYIGGWMKGGKIYVKGNVDSFCGIGMEGGELVVDGNAGSHLGSSPRGEWRGMQGGLIRVAGSVANDTATFINGGTIVIGGDADIHVSTHGEGGTVIVKGNAKGRVGGQMVKGDIYVYGTIENPLPGFQMVGEVEQEVDGQTARFAHYIGDLGERHPVSKGKTVYANLYTRI, from the coding sequence ATGAAGACAGTAATCCTCACCCTGACCAACCCCCCCGAGCTCATGCTTGAGGGGCAGAACATCACTCCGGACAACTTTGCAGGCAAGAAAGCCGCCGAGATAACTGCCCTTGATGTCTGGGAAGGCAAGCAGAAGAGCCCGCTCGGGAAGTACTTCACCGTCGAGGGCGACGGTGCACCGACAGCCGAAGAGACGAAGATCATCCTCCGGGGAGACTGCACCCGTGTCAAAAGGATCGGGCAGCAGATGACCGCCGGCGAGATCGTCATCGAAGGCAACGCCGATATGTACATCGGCGGCTGGATGAAAGGCGGGAAGATCTACGTCAAAGGGAACGTCGACTCGTTCTGCGGCATCGGGATGGAAGGCGGCGAACTCGTCGTCGACGGAAACGCCGGGAGCCACCTGGGCTCATCCCCCCGCGGCGAGTGGCGCGGCATGCAGGGCGGGCTGATCCGGGTCGCCGGGAGCGTCGCGAACGATACCGCCACGTTCATCAACGGCGGGACGATCGTCATCGGCGGCGACGCGGACATTCACGTCTCCACTCACGGCGAAGGCGGCACCGTCATCGTCAAGGGCAACGCCAAGGGCCGCGTCGGCGGACAGATGGTGAAAGGCGACATCTACGTCTACGGGACGATCGAGAACCCGCTCCCGGGATTCCAGATGGTCGGCGAGGTCGAGCAGGAGGTCGACGGCCAGACCGCCCGCTTCGCCCACTACATCGGCGACCTCGGCGAACGCCACCCGGTCTCCAAGGGCAAGACGGTGTATGCGAACCTCTACACCCGGATCTAA
- a CDS encoding formylmethanofuran dehydrogenase subunit A has protein sequence MSELLIRNGFVFDPLQGIKGDRMDIGVKDGKIVETSLLASPKTIDATGMTVMAGGVDVHSHVVGPKVNVGRLFRPEDKLFKSPHKSPTCSRMEMGSSVPSTFKTGYDYARMGYVFVNEAAMPPLHSPHVHEEIRDTPIIDIAAMPVFGNNWFTLEYLKNNEIENNAAYTAWLLRATRGFGIKVVNPGGSEAWGWGLNCVNIHDPVPYFDITPAEIVKGLIETNEHLGLPHSVHLHCNNLGNPGNYVDTLESLKLAEGYAPKNDFGREQVLHLTHLQFHSYGGDSWGNFESRAKDVMDYVNAHDNLTIDIGQVTLDETTTMTADGPFEHHLCSLNHLKWANVDVELETAAGVVPYIYSPKVKVCTIQWAVGLELALFSKDMMRTFITTDHPNAGPFTRYPRVITWLMSRAARDETMKTFKWLDKTIDATSIDGIDRELGLYEIAQMTRAGPAKALGISNTYGGLAPGMDADIAVYALNPENMPSDPADIEKAFSRCAGLVKDGIVTVRNGEVIAEPAKRTIWVDVKVPENAQVQRDIYEHFLRHYSVKLDNYSLFEEHLHNPRVIEVDTTQ, from the coding sequence ATGAGCGAACTACTGATCAGGAACGGGTTCGTCTTCGATCCCCTGCAGGGGATCAAGGGCGACCGCATGGACATCGGAGTCAAGGACGGCAAGATCGTCGAGACCAGTCTTCTCGCCAGCCCGAAGACGATCGACGCGACCGGCATGACCGTGATGGCGGGCGGCGTCGACGTCCACTCTCACGTGGTCGGGCCGAAGGTGAACGTCGGCCGGCTCTTCCGGCCGGAGGACAAACTCTTCAAGAGCCCCCACAAATCCCCTACGTGCAGCCGCATGGAGATGGGCTCCTCCGTCCCCTCGACGTTCAAGACCGGCTACGACTACGCGCGGATGGGCTACGTCTTCGTCAACGAGGCGGCGATGCCCCCGCTCCACTCCCCGCACGTCCACGAAGAGATCCGGGATACCCCGATCATCGACATCGCCGCGATGCCGGTCTTCGGGAATAACTGGTTCACCCTTGAATACCTCAAAAATAACGAGATCGAGAACAACGCCGCGTATACCGCCTGGCTCCTCCGGGCAACCCGCGGGTTCGGCATCAAGGTCGTCAACCCCGGCGGCTCCGAAGCCTGGGGATGGGGCCTGAACTGCGTGAACATCCACGACCCGGTTCCCTACTTCGACATCACGCCGGCAGAGATCGTGAAGGGGCTCATCGAGACGAACGAGCACCTCGGCCTCCCGCACTCAGTGCACCTGCACTGTAACAACCTCGGGAACCCGGGCAACTACGTCGACACGCTCGAGTCGCTCAAACTCGCCGAGGGCTACGCCCCGAAGAACGACTTCGGCCGCGAGCAGGTGCTGCACCTCACGCACCTCCAGTTCCACTCCTACGGCGGCGACTCCTGGGGGAACTTCGAATCCCGGGCAAAAGACGTGATGGACTACGTGAACGCCCACGACAACCTCACCATCGATATCGGGCAGGTGACCCTCGACGAGACCACAACCATGACCGCCGACGGGCCGTTCGAGCACCACCTCTGCTCCCTCAACCACCTGAAGTGGGCGAACGTAGACGTGGAACTCGAGACCGCTGCAGGCGTCGTCCCCTACATCTACAGCCCGAAGGTCAAGGTCTGCACCATCCAGTGGGCGGTCGGCCTGGAGCTGGCGCTCTTCTCCAAGGACATGATGCGGACGTTCATCACCACCGACCACCCGAACGCCGGACCGTTCACCCGCTACCCGCGCGTCATCACCTGGCTGATGAGCAGGGCTGCGCGTGACGAGACGATGAAGACGTTCAAGTGGCTTGACAAGACGATCGACGCGACCTCCATCGACGGTATCGATCGCGAACTCGGCCTCTACGAGATCGCACAGATGACCCGGGCGGGGCCGGCAAAGGCGCTCGGCATCAGCAACACCTATGGCGGGCTCGCCCCCGGTATGGATGCCGATATCGCCGTCTACGCCCTCAACCCCGAGAATATGCCCTCCGACCCGGCGGATATCGAGAAGGCTTTCTCGCGGTGCGCCGGGCTCGTCAAAGACGGCATCGTGACCGTCCGGAACGGCGAAGTCATCGCGGAGCCCGCGAAGCGGACGATCTGGGTCGACGTGAAGGTTCCGGAGAACGCACAGGTGCAGAGAGACATCTACGAGCACTTCCTCCGGCACTACAGCGTGAAACTTGACAACTACTCGCTCTTCGAAGAGCATCTCCACAACCCGCGGGTTATCGAGGTCGATACGACACAATGA
- a CDS encoding formylmethanofuran dehydrogenase subunit B: MPKKIENVGCPYCGVCCDDLVVTVSDDGKKILEVENACAIGNQIFHHATGGERVKLPRLRQPDGTYKDISYDEAVDYAAKVLYNAKKPLIYGFGSTNCEGMAAAAKVAERAGAVLDNCASICHGSSFLAIFDNGYPSCTLGETKNRADVIVYWGANPAHAHPRHMSRYSIFPRGFFTGKGHKSRKIIVIDPRHTDTAQVADIYLQVKQGHDYDLFNAFRTAIRGHEIPAEVAGIKREQILEVANIMKKARFGTIFYGMGLCHSDGRNHNVDIAISLTRDLNDHTKWTIMAMRGHYNITGPGAVWSWQYGYPYCLDLTKKDIAHMNPGETSSVDLAMRDEVDAFINIGTDAGAHFPIEAVKHLRKHPWITIDPNICMASEISDLHIPVGIVGVEVPGIVYRMDNVPIQYRKVIDPPEGVISDEELFERIHKRLSELDAEEAAKGPAKAAPAGVRAEE; encoded by the coding sequence ATGCCAAAGAAGATTGAGAATGTCGGATGCCCCTACTGCGGCGTCTGCTGCGACGACCTTGTCGTGACCGTATCGGACGACGGAAAAAAGATCCTCGAGGTGGAGAATGCCTGTGCCATCGGCAACCAGATCTTCCACCACGCAACGGGTGGCGAGAGGGTCAAACTGCCCCGTCTCCGCCAGCCGGACGGCACCTACAAGGATATCTCCTACGATGAGGCGGTCGACTACGCGGCGAAAGTCCTCTACAACGCAAAGAAACCCCTGATCTACGGGTTCGGGTCGACCAACTGCGAGGGCATGGCCGCCGCGGCCAAGGTCGCCGAGAGAGCGGGGGCCGTGCTCGACAACTGCGCGTCCATCTGCCACGGGAGCTCATTTTTAGCCATATTCGACAACGGCTACCCGAGCTGCACCCTCGGCGAGACGAAGAACCGGGCGGACGTCATCGTCTACTGGGGCGCAAACCCCGCCCACGCCCACCCGCGGCACATGTCCCGCTACTCGATCTTCCCCCGCGGCTTCTTCACCGGCAAGGGCCACAAGAGCCGCAAGATCATCGTCATCGACCCCCGCCACACCGACACCGCCCAGGTGGCGGACATCTACCTGCAGGTGAAGCAGGGGCACGACTACGACCTCTTCAACGCGTTCCGCACCGCCATCCGCGGCCACGAGATCCCCGCCGAGGTTGCCGGGATCAAGCGCGAGCAGATCCTCGAGGTCGCCAATATCATGAAGAAGGCCCGGTTCGGCACCATCTTCTACGGCATGGGCCTCTGCCACTCCGACGGCCGGAACCACAACGTGGACATCGCCATCAGCCTGACCCGCGACTTGAACGACCACACCAAGTGGACGATCATGGCGATGCGGGGCCACTACAACATCACCGGGCCGGGCGCGGTCTGGTCATGGCAGTATGGCTACCCCTACTGTCTCGACCTGACGAAGAAAGATATCGCCCACATGAACCCCGGCGAGACGAGTTCCGTCGATCTTGCCATGCGCGACGAGGTGGACGCTTTCATCAACATCGGAACCGATGCCGGCGCCCACTTCCCGATCGAGGCGGTCAAGCACCTCCGGAAGCACCCCTGGATCACCATCGACCCGAACATCTGCATGGCGAGCGAGATCTCCGACCTCCATATTCCGGTGGGCATCGTCGGGGTCGAGGTTCCGGGCATTGTTTACCGGATGGACAACGTCCCGATCCAGTACCGCAAGGTCATCGACCCGCCCGAAGGCGTCATCAGCGACGAGGAGCTCTTCGAGCGGATTCATAAGAGACTCTCTGAACTGGATGCCGAAGAGGCTGCGAAAGGACCGGCAAAGGCCGCACCGGCCGGCGTCCGCGCGGAGGAGTGA
- a CDS encoding molybdopterin dinucleotide binding domain-containing protein, giving the protein MANRITLNMITQRSIEEGVAMEKGKTTPEYFEACSIIEMHDDDVKALGLVPNQLVRVTSECGSVVVKAVKGRQSLYPGLAFIPQGVWANQVVPPRTQATGEPQYSGFPVTVESVNGERRKSALELVQGAVGMWRGDQ; this is encoded by the coding sequence ATGGCGAACAGGATTACACTGAACATGATCACTCAGCGCTCCATCGAAGAAGGCGTTGCGATGGAAAAGGGCAAAACGACCCCGGAATACTTCGAGGCCTGCTCGATCATCGAGATGCACGACGACGACGTTAAGGCGCTCGGCCTGGTTCCGAACCAGCTGGTACGGGTGACGAGTGAATGCGGAAGCGTGGTCGTCAAGGCCGTCAAAGGGCGTCAGTCGCTCTACCCTGGCCTTGCATTCATCCCGCAGGGTGTCTGGGCAAACCAGGTGGTACCTCCCCGGACCCAGGCGACCGGGGAGCCGCAGTACAGCGGTTTCCCCGTGACGGTCGAGTCGGTGAACGGGGAGAGGCGCAAGAGCGCGCTCGAACTCGTCCAGGGAGCCGTCGGGATGTGGAGAGGTGATCAGTAA